From Oreochromis niloticus isolate F11D_XX linkage group LG1, O_niloticus_UMD_NMBU, whole genome shotgun sequence, a single genomic window includes:
- the tmem39a gene encoding transmembrane protein 39A has product MPGGRRGPSRQQLSRSALPSLQTLVGGNVGNGTGLRNRSSNTLGLSAPPISALITPEPVRHSRIPELPLDSSLLFEFLLFLYLLVALFVQYINIYRTVWWYPYSHPAASTSLNFHLMDYHLVIFITVMLARRLVWTIVSEVSQSSGGSLLRYVLLIAARLSLLTLCGWVLCWTLVNLCKNHSVLNLLFLGYPFGVYVPLCCFHQEGGKSQAAPADCDYTADHQQTDLTETPFFRPRDFLFLLRENLREQFSSPPHMPTHTCPPPTHSHTPELIRAEVEELKSDFNRRIKEVLFNSLFSAYYVAFLPLCFVKSTQYYDMRWSCEHLIMVWINAFVMLMSQLLPPSYCDLLHRSAAHLGRWQKLEHGSYSNAPQHMWSESTIWPQGVLVRHSRSLYKAVGPYNVALPSDVSHARFYFLFHKPLRILNLLIWIESSVVLYQLYSLLRSERWNHTLSLGLILFCNYYVLFKLLRDRIVLGKAYSYPLSSNSLGLKSQ; this is encoded by the exons GAGCAGTAACACGCTGGGTCTATCTGCTCCACCCATCTCAGCCCTCATTACTCCGGAGCCGGTCCGTCACTCGAGGATCCCCGAGCTCCCATTGGACAGCAGCCTGCTGTTTGAGTTCCTGCTTTTTCTCTATTTGCTGGTGGCCTTGTTTGTCCAGTACATAAACATCTACAGGACAGTGTGGTGGTACCCATACAGCCACCCTGCTGCCTCTACCTCGCTC AACTTTCATTTAATGGACTACCACCTGGTTATCTTCATCACAGTAATGCTGGCCAGGAGGCTCGTTTGGACAATTGTTTCTGAG GTGTCTCAGAGCAGCGGGGGGTCTCTGCTGCGCTACGTGCTTTTAATCGCAGCTCGGCTAAGCCTGCTGACCCTGTGCGGCTGGGTGCTGTGCTGGACGCTGGTCAACCTCTGCAAGAACCACTCAGTGCTTAACCTCCTCTTCCTGGGATATCC ATTCGGTGTTTATGTCCCACTCTGCTGCTTCCATCAAGAGGGAGGGAAAAGCCAGGCGGCACCAGCCGACTGCGATTACACAGCTGACCACCAGCAGACCGACCTAACAGAAACCCCCTTCTTCCGACCACGCGACTTCCTCTTCCTGTTACGAGAGAACCTCAGAGAGCAGTTTTCTAGCCCCCCACACATGCCCACACACACCTGCCCGCCAcccacacactctcacacaccaGAGCTGATTCGAGCAGAGGTGGAGGAGCTGAAGAGCGACTTCAACCGGCGAATCAAGGAAGTGCTTTTCAACTCGCTCTTCAGCGCTTACTACGTAGCCTTTCTGCCCCTGTGCTTTGTAAAG AGCACCCAGTACTATGACATGCGCTGGTCATGTGAGCATCTCATCATGGTGTGGATCAACGCATTCGTGATGCTGATGAGCCAGCTGCTGCCCCCCAGCTACTGCGACCTGCTTCATCGCTCGGCGGCTCACCTCGGCCGCTGGCAGAAGCTGGAGCACGGCTCATACAGTAACGCACCTCAGCACAT GTGGTCAGAAAGCACCATTTGGCCTCAGGGGGTTTTAGTACGACATAGTCGAAGTCTGTATAAGGCGGTCGGTCCCTATAATGTGGCTCTCCCCTCTGATGTTTCCCATGCAAGATTTTAT TTCCTGTTCCACAAGCCGTTGCGGATCTTGAACCTGCTGATCTGGATCGAGTCCAGCGTGGTTTTGTACCAGTTATACTCTCTGCTGCGCTCTGAGCGCTGGAACCACACATTGTCTCTGGGCCTTATTCTCTTCTGCAACTACTATGTCCTCTTCAAACTACTCCGAGACCGCATCGTGCTGGGCAAAGCCTATTCCTACCCTCTGTCCTCCAACAGTTTGGGGCTCAAGTCGCAGTAA
- the LOC100697251 gene encoding serine protease 23 — MSRSQAELPRLTGLLVLIFLLPVFTFSSSSSSSSHPQWVLQRIPVVIPQHTEARPAPHFLSQARLDVTSPCDPECHKKAPRLSYWDLRSLLAYETLHSNGQLTETAIGIYGYNPNSNTSPAYLTGSPGKAERSHVRRKRQIFGHDGRFSIAGQDFLLKYPFSVAVKLSTGCSGTLVGDRHVLTAAHCVHDGKNYVKGAQRLRVGFLKPKQRDTQQSSFHLLSNFTNSVEGGTSPYAPPTSDKMKFQWIRAKRTHVPKGWIKGNANDIGMDYDYALLELKKPHKRRHMKLGVSPPAQGLPGRRVHFSGFDNDRPGQLVYRFCRAGEETSDLLYQHCDAQPGASGSGVYARMWDGRRRRWERKVIGVFSGHQWVERQGASQEFNVAVRITPLKYAQICYWIKGNFMDCREG; from the exons ATGTCTCGCTCCCAGGCGGAGCTCCCCCG GTTGACCGGCCTCCTCGTTCTCATTTTCCTTCTACCCGTTTTCACGTTTTCCTCAtcgtcatcctcctcctctcacccTCAGTGGGTCCTCCAGCGTATCCCTGTGGTCATCCCCCAGCACACGGAGGCTCGACCGGCCCCTCATTTTCTGTCTCAAGCCCGCTTGGATGTCACCTCCCCCTGTGACCCCGAATGCCACAAGAAGGCCCCTCGTCTGAGCTACTGGGACCTGCGGAGTCTCCTGGCATATGAGACTCTCCACTCTAATGGTCAGCTCACTGAGACTGCCATTGGGATCTATGGCTACAACCCCAACTCTAACACCAGCCCAGCCTACTTAACTGGGTCCCCAGGCAAGGCTGAGAGGTCACATGTCAGAAGAAAGCGCCAGATCTTTGGCCACGATGGGCGATTTAGTATTGCTGGGCAGGACTTCTTGCTTAAATATCCATTCTCAGTGGCTGTCAAACTGTCCACTGGGTGTTCTGGTACACTGGTGGGAGACCGTCATGTTCTCACAGCTGCTCATTGTGTTCACGATGGTAAAAACTATGTGAAAGGAGCTCAGAGGCTCCGGGTTGGCTTTTTAAAACCTAAGCAACGAGACACACAACAGTCTTCCTTCCACCTTCTCTCCAACTTCACCAACAGTGTCGAAGGAGGTACAAGTCCCTACGCCCCACCTACCAGTGACAAAATGAAGTTCCAGTGGATCAGAGCCAAGCGCACCCACGTTCCCAAAGGCTGGATAAAAGGGAATGCTAATGACATAGGAATGGACTATGACTATGCTTTACTTGAACTCAAGAAACCCCACAAACGGCGCCACATGAAGCTGGGAGTCAGCCCCCCTGCTCAGGGACTGCCTGGTCGCCGAGTCCACTTCTCAGGATTCGATAACGACCGGCCAGGACAGCTGGTGTATCGGTTCTGTCGTGCCGGTGAGGAGACTTCAGACCTGTTGTACCAACACTGCGACGCTCAACCCGGGGCTAGCGGCTCGGGAGTCTACGCACGGATGTGGGATGGTCGGCGCCGACGCTGGGAGCGGAAGGTGATAGGTGTGTTTTCCGGGCATCAGTGGGTGGAGCGACAAGGGGCGTCCCAGGAATTTAATGTAGCGGTGAGAATCACGCCTCTGAAATATGCTCAGATCTGCTACTGGATAAAAGGAAACTTCATGGACTGTAGGGAAgggtga